Proteins encoded within one genomic window of Saccharomyces paradoxus chromosome V, complete sequence:
- the AVT2 gene encoding Avt2p (transporter~similar to YEL064C) has product MSELGWYTKLENKELRTEFELTDFPLPGITDNDSDDGSQGKGSLNAIYPIASDTDDTLVNRVLRENDKKSSMRMAFMNLANSILGAGIITQPFAIKNAGILGGLISYIALGFIVDWTLRLIVINLTLAGKRTYQGTVEHVMGKKGKLLILFTNGLFAFGGCIGYCIIIGDTIPHVLRAIFSQNDGDVHFWLRRNVIIVMVTIFISFPLSLKRNIEALSKASFLAVISMIIIVLTVVIRGPMLPYDWKGHSLKLPDFFVKTTIFRSLSVISFALVCHHNTSFIFFSMRNRSVAKFTRLTHISIIISVICCGLMGYSGFAAFKEKTKGNVLNSFPGTDVAINIARLCFGFNMLTTFPMEIFVLRDVVGNLLHECRLIKNYDEHTQLTGKQHVVITSLLVFITMSISLTTCNLGALFELIGATTASTMAYILPPYTNLLLTSKKKSWKEKLPFYLCICFGFMIMIISSTQTILDAVNGSDEQHCQI; this is encoded by the coding sequence ATGTCTGAATTGGGCTGGTATACTaaattggaaaacaaaGAGCTTAGAACGGAGTTTGAATTGACAGACTTTCCTTTGCCTGGCATAACTGATAATGACTCCGATGACGGAAGCCAAGGGAAGGGCTCCTTAAATGCCATCTATCCCATCGCTTCCGACACGGACGATACTCTGGTCAATAGAGTACTTCgagaaaatgataaaaaatctaGTATGAGGATGGCTTTTATGAATTTAGCGAACTCTATTCTTGGCGCCGGAATAATTACTCAGCCGTTTGCAATTAAAAATGCTGGTATACTAGGCGGGCTGATATCATACATTGCACTAGGATTTATAGTTGATTGGACATTGAGGCTTATCGTCATTAATTTAACTCTTGCTGGCAAGAGAACATATCAAGGTACGGTCGAACATGTAATGGGTAAAAAAGGGAAATTATTGATTCTTTTTACGAACGGGTTGTTTGCATTTGGTGGATGCATTGGATATTGCATTATTATCGGGGATACCATACCCCATGTTCTCAGAGCTATATTCAGTCAAAACGATGGAGACGTACATTTCTGGCTCAGAAGGAACGTTATAATAGTAATGGTTactattttcatttcctttCCCTTATCACTGAAGAGGAATATAGAGGCGTTATCAAAGGCGTCTTTTTTAGCCGTCATTAGTATGATCATAATTGTGCTTACAGTAGTCATTAGAGGACCTATGCTACCATATGATTGGAAAGGTCATTCTCTCAAATTGCCTGATTTTTTCGTAAAAACTACTATATTCAGGAGTCTCTCTGTCATTTCCTTTGCGTTGGTTTGTCACCATAATActagttttattttcttttccatgaGGAATAGAAGTGTGGCCAAATTCACCAGGTTAACACATATAAGTATCATTATCTCGGTAATATGCTGTGGACTAATGGGATATTCAGGATTTGCGgctttcaaagaaaaaacaaagggCAACGTCTTAAATAGTTTTCCAGGAACAGACGTGGCTATCAACATAGCTAGGCTTTGTTTCGGATTTAATATGCTAACTACGTTCCCTatggaaatttttgttttaagAGATGTTGTCGGTAATTTGTTACATGAATGTAGGCTTATTAAGAATTATGATGAGCATACTCAATTAACAGGTAAGCAGCACGTCGTCATAACTTCGTTACTTGTCTTCATTACCATGAGCATATCATTAACTACCTGTAACTTAGGCGCATTATTTGAACTGATTGGAGCTACTACTGCATCCACCATGGCTTACATTTTACCGCCATACACAAATTTATTGTTGACtagcaagaagaagagttgGAAGGAAAAGCTTCCTTTCTATCTTTGTATATGCTTTGGTTTTATGATTATGATTATCAGCAGTACTCAGACTATTTTGGATGCAGTTAACGGTTCTGATGAGCAGCACTGCCAAATATag
- the CAN1 gene encoding arginine permease CAN1 (Plasma membrane arginine permease~similar to YEL063C) — protein MTNLKREEDIDEKHMYNEPVTTLFHDVEASQTHHRRGSIPLKDEKSKDLYPLRSFPTRVNGEDTFSMEDGIGDEDEGEVQNAEVKRELKQRHIGMIALGGTIGTGLFIGLSTPLTNAGPVGALISYLFMGSLAYSVTQSLGEMATFIPVTSSFTVFSQRFLSPAFGAANGYMYWFSWAITFALELSVVGQVIQFWTSKVPLAAWISIFWVLITIMNLFPVKYYGEFEFWVASIKVLAIIGFLIYCFCMVCGAGVTGPVGFRYWRNPGAWGPGIISKDKNEGRFLGWVSSLINAAFTFQGTELVGITAGEAANPRKSVPRAIKKVVFRILTFYIGSLLFIGLLVPYNDPKLTESTSYVSTSPFIIAIENSGTKVLPHIFNAVILTTIISAANSNIYVGSRILFGLSKNKLAPKFLSKTTKGGVPYVAVFTTAVFGALAYMETSTGGDKVFEWLLNITGVAGFFAWLFISISHIRFMQALKYRGISRDELPFKAKLMPGLAYYAATFMIIIIIIQGFTAFAPKFNGVSFAAAYISVFLFLAVWILFEAIFRCRFIWKIEDVDIDSDRRDIEAIVWEDHEPKTFWDKFWNVVA, from the coding sequence ATGACGAATCTGAAAAGAGAGGAAGACATAGATGAGAAGCATATGTACAATGAGCCCGTCACAACCCTCTTTCATGACGTTGAAGCTTCACAAACACACCACAGGCGTGGATCGATACCATTAAAAGATGAGAAAAGTAAAGATCTGTATCCATTACGCTCTTTCCCAACGAGAGTTAATGGCGAAGATACTTTCTCTATGGAGGATGGTATAGgcgatgaagatgaaggcGAAGTACAGAACGCAGAAGTGAAGAGAGAGCTTAAGCAAAGACATATTGGTATGATTGCCCTTGGTGGTACTATTGGTACAGGTCTTTTCATTGGTTTATCCACACCCTTGACCAACGCCGGCCCAGTGGGCGCTCTTATatcatatttatttatggGTTCTTTGGCATATTCTGTCACACAATCCTTGGGTGAAATGGCTACATTTATCCCCGTTACATCCTCTTTCACAGTGTTCTCACAGAGATTCCTTTCTCCCGCATTTGGTGCAGCCAACGGTTATATGTATTGGTTTTCTTGGGCCATCACTTTTGCCCTAGAACTTAGTGTAGTTGGCCAAGTCATTCAATTTTGGACAAGCAAAGTCCCACTAGCAGCATGGATTAGTATTTTTTGGGTACTTATCACGATAATGAACTTGTTTCCTGTTAAGTATTACGGTGAATTCGAGTTTTGGGTTGCTTCCATTAAGGTCTTAGCCATTATCGGTTTTCTAATTTACTGTTTTTGCATGGTTTGCGGTGCTGGTGTTACCGGCCCAGTTGGCTTCCGTTATTGGAGAAACCCAGGTGCCTGGGGCCCAGGTATTATATCTAAGGATAAAAATGAGGGGAGGTTCTTAGGTTGGGTTTCCTCTTTGATTAACGCTGCTTTCACATTTCAAGGTACTGAACTAGTTGGTATCACTGCTGGTGAAGCTGCGAACCCCAGAAAGTCCGTTCCAAGAGCCATCAAAAAGGTTGTTTTCCGTATTCTAACCTTCTACATTGGTTCTCTATTATTCATTGGACTTTTGGTCCCATACAACGACCCTAAATTAACGGAATCTACTTCCTACGTTTCTACATCTCCCTTTATTATTGCCATCGAGAACTCTGGTACAAAGGTTTTGCCACATATCTTCAATGCTGTTATTTTAACAACTATTATTTCTGCAGCAAATTCAAATATCTACGTTGGTTCCCGTATTTTATTTGGTCTATCGAAAAACAAGTTGGCTCCTAAGTTCCTTTCAAAAACCACCAAAGGTGGTGTACCATACGTTGCGGTTTTCACTACTGCTGTATTTGGCGCTTTGGCTTACATGGAAACGTCAACCGGTGGTGACAAAGTATTTGAGTGGCTGCTAAACATCACCGGTGTTGCCGGGTTTTTTGCTTGGTTGTTTATCTCGATTTCTCACATCAGATTTATGCAAGCTTTGAAATACCGTGGCATTTCTCGTGACGAATTACCATTCAAAGCCAAATTAATGCCTGGTTTGGCTTATTATGCCGCCACATTTATGATaatcattatcattatcCAAGGTTTCACCGCTTTCGCGCCAAAATTCAATGGTGTTAGCTTCGCTGCCGCCTatatttctgtttttctGTTCCTGGCTGTTTGGATTTTATTTGAGGCCATATTCAGGTGCAGATTTATTTGGAAGATTGAAGATGTAGATATCGATTCCGATAGAAGAGATATTGAAGCAATTGTATGGGAAGATCATGAACCAAAGACTTTTTGGGACAAATTTTGGAATGTTGTAgcataa
- the NPR2 gene encoding nitrogen permease regulating protein NPR2 (Subunit of SEA (Seh1-associated), Npr2/3, and Iml1p complexes~similar to YEL062W), producing MLSYFQGFVPIHTIFYSVFHPTEGSKIKYEFPPNNLKNHGINFNTFKNYIIPKPILCHKLVTFKYGTYRIVCYPVTINSPIYARNFFSFNFVFVFPYDCETSPYEPAITRLGKMFKVLEEQNQLLSKSERDPVFFDLKALENSTTTPSTAGPSSTPNPSSNTTPTHPTSDKDTKDLRSSRYSELIKELGLPQSAFSIQDLLMRIFQDLNNYSECLIPIDEGNAVDIKIFPLLRPPTTCVSLEDVPLSSVNLKKIIDVNWDPTMMSIVPFIDGLNNIAKISKLSNSDPGLVIECIRHLIYYKCVTLSDIFQFSNIYAPSSLIRSFLTDPLMASDCQSYVTFPEVSKLSSLPLNKSLGSGDQDSPSFSVRRKSKSSSIPSNPDSRTTSFSSTSKVSQNSSLNSSFSSVYKDWRQSQTSCSSSNIHVINDRNRFLPTRSCLFDLYRSLSQGQTLKTWYESKYMILKENNIDIRRFITFGLEKRIIYRCYSFPVMLNTGSRETKEMTPMKTKDFLNEDKSLEKRNHDYSLSVTRSKNTAKSSNLKPERPSKVSFEMQRASSLATGSSTIPKLTDEEERILEESVRSAENFDKICVLLGKPKLEVESYLNELGEFKVINS from the coding sequence ATGCTAAGCTATTTCCAAGGGTTCGTGCCCATACATACCATATTTTACTCTGTGTTCCATCCCACGGAAGGTTCTAAAATTAAATATGAGTTCCCCCCAAATAATCTGAAAAATCATGGCATCAATTTCAACacattcaaaaattacatCATACCGAAGCCTATACTATGCCACAAGTTGGTCACTTTCAAATATGGTACATATAGAATTGTCTGCTATCCTGTAACAATTAATTCTCCAATATACGctagaaattttttcagtttcaattttgtGTTTGTATTCCCGTATGATTGTGAGACGTCTCCCTATGAGCCAGCTATCACCAGACTGGGCAAAATGTTCAAAGTTCTTGAAGAGCAAAACCAATTGCTGTCCAAATCTGAAAGAGATccagttttctttgatttaAAGGCGTTGGAAAACTCCACAACAACGCCTTCTACTGCAGGTCCTTCATCCACGCCAAATCCCAGTAGTAACACCACACCAACTCATCCTACGTCCGACAAAGATACGAAAGATTTGAGAAGCAGTAGATACAGTGAGCTTATCAAAGAGTTAGGACTTCCGCAGTCCGCGTTTTCTATACAAGACCTACTAATGAGAATTTTCCAAGACCTGAATAACTATTCCGAATGTCTCATACCAATAGATGAGGGAAATGCTGTGgacataaagatttttCCGCTTTTGAGACCGCCTACAACTTGTGTATCACTAGAAGATGTCCCTTTGTCGTCCgtgaatttgaaaaagattattGATGTCAACTGGGATCCAACAATGATGAGCATAGTCCCTTTCATTGATGGCTTAAACAACATTGCAAAAATCTCGAAACTGAGCAACAGTGATCCTGGTCTGGTTATAGAGTGTATACGGCATTTAATATACTACAAGTGCGTTACATTATCAGATATATTCCAGTTTTCTAACATATATGCgccttcttcattaatCAGGAGTTTTCTGACCGATCCACTAATGGCCAGTGATTGCCAATCTTATGTCACGTTCCCCGAAGTGTCTAAATTATCAAGCCTACCCTTAAATAAAAGTTTGGGTTCTGGTGACCAAGATTCACCGTCATTTTCTGTACGAAGAAAATCTAAGTCGTCTAGCATACCTTCAAACCCAGATTCTAGAACTACATCTTTTAGTTCTACCAGTAAAGTCTCCCAAAACTCCTCCTTAAATTCCTCTTTCTCATCAGTTTATAAGGATTGGAGGCAATCACAAACCTCCTGCTCGAGCTCAAATATACATGTCATCAACGACCGCAATCGATTCCTACCAACAAGATCATGCTTGTTTGACCTTTATAGATCACTCTCACAGGGTCAAACATTGAAAACATGGTATGAATCGAAGTATATGAttttaaaggaaaataacATCGATATAAGAAGGTTCATAACGTTCGGTCTGGAAAAACGTATCATCTATAGATGCTACTCTTTTCCAGTGATGCTAAACACCGGTTCGCGTGAAACGAAAGAAATGACAccaatgaaaacaaaagattttcTAAATGAGGATAAGTCACttgagaaaagaaatcacGATTATTCACTTTCAGTCACAAGGTCTAAAAATACAGCAAAATCCAGTAACTTGAAACCAGAAAGGCCCTCGAAGGTTTCGTTTGAAATGCAAAGGGCAAGTTCTTTGGCAACAGGTAGTAGTACCATACCAAAACTCACCGACGAAGAAGAACGCATTCTTGAGGAATCTGTTAGGAGTGccgaaaattttgataaaatttgCGTATTACTTGGAAAACCTAAACTAGAAGTCGAGAGTTACTTAAACGAATTAGGAGAATTTAAGGTAATCAATAGttga
- the CIN8 gene encoding kinesin motor protein CIN8 (Kinesin motor protein~similar to YEL061C) → MPVENQNISQERSSNSTSKNGNAQIGCHNAPNEELNITVAVRCRGRNEREISMKSSVVVNVPDITGSKEISINTTGDTGITAQMNAKRYTVDKVFGPGASQDLIFDEVAGPLFQDFIKGYNCTVLVYGMTSTGKTYTMTGDEKLYNGELSDAAGIIPRVLLKLFDTLELQQNDYVVKCSFIELYNEELKDLLDNNSNNSSSNGFDGQFMKKLRIFDSSTANNTTSNSASSSRSNSRNSSPRSLNDLTPKAALLRKRLRTKSLPNTIKQQYQQQQQTMNSRNNSSSNSGSATNNASSTTNTNNGQRSSMAPNDQSNGIYIQNLQEFHITNAMEGLNLLQRGLKHRQVASTKMNDFSSRSHTIFTITLYKKHQDELFRISKMNLVDLAGSENINRSGALNQRAKEAGSINQSLLTLGRVINALVDKSGHIPFRESKLTRLLQDSLGGNTKTALIATISPAKVTSEETCSTLEYASKAKNIKNKPQLGAFIMKDILVKNITMELAKIKSDLLSTKSKEGIYMSQDHYKNLNGDLESYKNEVQECKREIEGLASKNSLLVKDKLKSKQTIQSQNSQIESLKATIDHLRSQLEKQHKTEIEISGFNNKLQKLTEVMQAALHDYKRRELDLNKKFETHITKEIKNLKSTLFLQLNTMQQENILQETNIQPNLDIIKNEVLTLMKTMQEKAELMYKDCVKKILNESPKFFNVIVEKIDIIRVDFQKFYKNIAENLSDISEENNNLKQYLKNHFFKNNHQELLNRHVDSTYENIEKRTNEFVENFKKTLNDHLDENKKLIMQNLTTATSAVIDQEMDLFEPKRVKWENSFDLINDCDSMNNEFYNSMASTLSQIKSTVDTSSNSMNESISVMKGQVEESENAISLLKNNTKFNDQFKHLINKHNILKDNIENSITSTHSHITNVDDIYNTIENIMKNYGNKENATKDEMIDNILKEIPNLSKRMPLRLSNTNGNSVQSIMSPKKHAIEDGNKSSENADSEGSRKMLKTE, encoded by the coding sequence ATGCCAGtggaaaatcaaaatattagTCAAGAGAGAAGCTCCAATAGCACCAGTAAAAATGGCAACGCTCAAATCGGATGTCACAATGCTCCTAATGAGGAACTGAACATTACTGTAGCAGTGCGGTGCAGAGGTAGGAATGAAAGGGAAATTAGTATGAAAAGCTCTGTAGTGGTGAATGTCCCGGATATTACAGGTTCTAAGGAAATTTCCATTAATACCACGGGAGATACAGGTATAACTGCTCAAATGAATGCCAAGAGATATACAGTTGACAAAGTCTTCGGGCCTGGTGCTTCCCAGGATCtaatttttgatgaagtGGCAGGCCCTTTATTCCAGGATTTCATTAAAGGTTACAATTGTACCGTATTAGTGTACGGTATGACGTCAACGGGTAAAACCTACACAATGACAGGCGATGAAAAGCTATATAATGGTGAATTGAGCGATGCGGCAGGAATTATACCGAGGGTTCTTTTGAAGTTATTTGACACGTTGGAATTGCAACAGAATGATTACGTGGTAAAGTGTTCATTCATCGAACTCTACAACGAAGAATTAAAGGATCTCTTGGACAACAATAGCAATAATTCTAGTAGTAATGGCTTTGATGGCCAAtttatgaagaaattgagaatTTTCGATTCAAGCACAGCAAACAATACCACTAGCAACAGTGCTAGTAGTTCCAGGAGTAATTCTAGAAATAGTTCTCCGAGGTCATTGAATGATCTAACACCTAAAGCTGCCCTACTTAGAAAAAGACTAAGGACGAAATCGCTGCCGAATACTATCAAGCAACAGtatcaacaacaacaacaaaccATGAATTCCAGAAACAATTCTTCCTCTAATTCCGGTTCCGCGACTAATAACGCTTCTAGTACCACCAACACAAATAACGGTCAAAGAAGTTCGATGGCTCCAAATGACCAATCAAACGGTATATACATCCAAAATCTGCAAGAATTTCACATAACAAATGCTATGGAAGGATTAAACCTGTTACAAAGAGGGTTAAAACATAGGCAAGTAGCTTCTACTAAAATGAATGATTTTTCAAGTAGATCTCATACCATTTTTACAATCACTTTGTACAAAAAACACCAGGATGAACTGTTTAgaatttccaaaatgaaTCTTGTGGACTTAGCTGGGTCAGAAAATATTAACCGATCCGGAGCATTAAATCAACGTGCCAAAGAAGCTGGTTCAATCAACCAAAGTCTACTGACGCTGGGTAGGGTCATAAATGCTCTCGTGGATAAAAGCGGTCATATACCTTTTCGTGAGTCAAAATTAACCCGCTTGCTTCAAGATTCCCTCGGCGGTAATACTAAAACTGCACTAATTGCTACTATATCGCCCGCAAAGGTGACTTCTGAAGAAACCTGCAGTACATTAGAATATGCTTCGAAGGCAAAAAACATCAAGAACAAGCCACAACTGGGAGCATTCATAATGAAGGATATTTTGGTTAAAAATATAACTATGGAATTAGCAAAGATTAAATCTGATTTACTTTCCACAAAATCCAAAGAAGGAATATATATGAGTCAGGATCattacaaaaatttgaacGGCGATTTAGAGAGTTATAAAAATGAGGTTCAAGAATgtaaaagagaaattgaGGGTTTGGCAtcgaaaaattcattgCTAGTAAAAGATAAATTGAAGTCAAAACAAACCATTCAATCTCAAAATTCCCAAATAGAATCATTAAAAGCCACTATCGATCACTTAAGATCGCAACTAGAAAAACAGCATAaaactgaaattgaaatatcCGGCTTCAATAACAAACTACAGAAGTTGACTGAGGTAATGCAAGCGGCCCTGCACGAttataaaagaagagaGCTTGACCTTAATAAAAAGTTTGAAACGCATATTActaaagaaattaaaaatttgaaatctaCATTGTTTTTACAATTAAATACTATGCAACaggaaaatattcttcaaGAAACTAATATCCAACCAAATCTTGATATAATCAAAAATGAAGTACTAACTCTCATGAAAACCATGCAAGAAAAGGCTGAACTAATGTATAAAGATTGtgtgaagaaaattttaaatgaatctcctaaattcttcaatgttattgttgaaaaaatcgaCATAATAAGAGtggattttcaaaaattttataaaaatatagCTGAGAATCTTTCTGATATTAGCGAAGAGAATAACAACCTAAAGCAATACTTAAAAAAtcactttttcaaaaataaccATCAAGAATTACTAAACCGTCACGTAGATTCTACTTATGAAAATATCGAGAAGAGAACAAACGAGTTTGttgaaaactttaaaaagACTTTAAACGACCACCTTgacgaaaataaaaaactaaTAATGCAGAATCTGACAACTGCAACCAGTGCAGTTATCGATCAAGAAATGGATCTATTTGAACCCAAACGCGTCAAGTGGGAAAATTCATTTGATTTGATAAATGATTGTGACTCCATGAATAATGAGTTTTATAACAGCATGGCCTCAACGTTATCACAAATCAAGAGTACCGTTGATACATCATCAAATTCGATGAACGAGTCTATTTCAGTCATGAAAGGACAAGTGGAGGAATCAGAGAATGCTATATCccttttgaagaacaatACCAAGTTTAATGATCAATTCAAGCACCTCATTAATAAGCATAACATATTGAAGGATAATATTGAGAATTCGATAACATCAACACACTCCCATATAACAAATGTGGATGATATCTACAATacaattgaaaatataatgaaaaactATGGCAACAAGGAAAATGCTACCAAAGACGAAATGATTGATAACATATTGAAGGAAATACCAAATTTAAGTAAGAGAATGCCTCTAAGATTATCAAACACAAACGGAAATTCAGTGCAGAGTATAATGTCTCCCAAAAAACATGCAATTGAAGATGGAAACAAATCGAGCGAAAATGCGGACAGTGAAGgctcaagaaaaatgctAAAGACTGAATAG
- the PRB1 gene encoding proteinase B (Vacuolar proteinase B (yscB) with H3 N-terminal endopeptidase activity~similar to YEL060C) — protein MKLENTLFTLGALGSISAALVIPNLENAADHHELVNKDDQQEKPRNVEFVRDSETRPSKKGHKGPEHDDEESSESGEKKQLKKGSHGRGHEGGKGMKPKHESSDDEEQKPHHKGGCHEKKLEEKKKKKAKDKKVKDKKHHAKTLEKGRHHNRLAPLVSTAQFNPDAISKIIPNRYIIVFKKGVPQEEIDFHKESVHQAQLQSVENLSAEDAFFISTKDTSLSTSEAGGIQDSFNIDNLFSGYIGYFTQEIVDLIRQNPLVDFVERDSVVEATEFDTQNSAPWGLARISHRERLNLGSFNKYLYDDDAGRGVTSYVIDTGVNVNHKDFEKRAIWGKTIPLNDEDLDGNGHGTHCAGTIASKHYGVAKNANVVAVKVLRSNGSGTMSDVVKGVEYAAKAHQKQAEEKKKGFKGSTANMSLGGGKSPALDLAVNAAVEAGIHFAVAAGNENQDACNTSPASADKAITVGASTLSDDRAYFSNWGKCVDVFAPGLNILSTYIGSDEATATLSGTSMASPHVAGLLTYFLSLQPGSDSEFFELGQDSLTPQQLKKKLIHYSTKDILFDVPEDTPNVLIYNGGGQDLSAFWNDTKKSHSSGFKQELKMDEFIGSKTDLIFDQVRDVLDKLNII, from the coding sequence ATGAAGTTAGAAAATACTTTATTTACACTCGGTGCCCTAGGGAGCATCTCTGCTGCTCTGGTCATCCcaaatcttgaaaatgCCGCCGACCACCATGAACTGGTGAACAAGGACGACCAGCAAGAGAAACCTAGAAACGTGGAATTCGTTAGAGATAGCGAAACAAGGCCTTCCAAGAAGGGCCATAAGGGTCCGGAACACGATGACGAGGAGTCCTCTGAATCCGGCGAGAAAAAACAGTTAAAAAAAGGTTCCCATGGGAGGGGTCACGAGGGAGGAAAGGGCATGAAGCCTAAGCACGAGAGCTCTGATGATGAGGAGCAGAAGCCTCACCATAAAGGTGGCTGCCACGAGAAGAAGTTggaggagaagaagaagaagaaggcgaAGGACAAGAAAGTGAAGGATAAGAAGCACCACGCAAAGACATTGGAAAAAGGGAGGCACCACAACAGGCTGGCTCCTTTGGTGTCCACTGCTCAATTCAACCCAGACGCCATCTCCAAGATCATCCCCAACCGCTACATCATCGTCTTCAAGAAGGGAGTCCCTCAAGAAGAGATCGATTTCCACAAGGAGAGCGTCCATCAAGCACAACTCCAATCTGTAGAGAACTTATCTGCTGAAGAcgcttttttcatttccacTAAAGACACCTCCTTATCGACCTCTGAAGCTGGCGGTATCCAGGACTCCTTCAACATCGATAATCTTTTCTCCGGTTACATCGGCTACTTCACCCAAGAGATTGTCGACTTGATACGTCAAAACCCATTAGTAGACTTTGTCGAAAGAGACTCTGTTGTGGAAGCTACGGAGTTTGACACTCAAAACAGCGCCCCATGGGGGTTGGCCCGTATCTCTCACAGAGAGCGCCTGAACTTGGGGTCTTTCAACAAGTATCTCTACGACGATGATGCTGGTCGCGGCGTCACATCCTATGTTATTGACACCGGTGTCAACGTCAACCACAAGGACTTCGAAAAGAGAGCCATTTGGGGGAAAACCATCCCACTCAACGACGAAGACCTCGACGGTAACGGCCACGGTACACACTGTGCCGGTACTATCGCTTCCAAACACTACGGTGTCGCTAAGAACGCCAATGTCGTCGCTGTCAAAGTCTTGAGGTCAAACGGGTCTGGTACCATGTCTGATGTCGTCAAGGGTGTCGAATATGCCGCAAAGGCCCACCAAAAGCAAGccgaagaaaagaaaaagggaTTCAAGGGTTCCACAGCCAATATGTCCCTTGGTGGTGGTAAGTCCCCCGCTTTGGACTTGGCCGTCAACGCAGCCGTTGAAGCCGGTATTCACTTCGCCGTAGCTGCTGGTAATGAAAACCAAGATGCTTGTAACACCTCCCCAGCTTCTGCTGATAAAGCCATCACTGTCGGAGCTTCCACGTTAAGCGATGACAGAGCCTACTTTTCCAACTGGGGTAAGTGTGTCGACGTTTTCGCCCCAGGTTTGAACATTTTGTCCACCTACATTGGGAGTGATGAAGCCACCGCCACTTTATCCGGTACGTCCATGGCTTCCCCTCACGTTGCTGGTTTGTTGACCTACTTTTTGTCGTTGCAACCAGGTTCTGATAGTGAATTTTTCGAATTGGGTCAAGACTCTTTGACTCCTcaacaattgaaaaagaagttgatTCATTACAGTACGAAGGACATTTTGTTCGATGTCCCTGAAGACACGCCAAACGTTTTGATCTACAACGGTGGTGGTCAAGATTTGTCTGCCTTCTGGAATGACACCAAAAAGTCCCATTCATCTGGCTTCAAGcaagaattgaaaatggATGAATTCATCGGCTCAAAGACCGACTTGATCTTTGATCAAGTGAGAGATGTTCTTGATAAATTGAATATCatttaa
- the SOM1 gene encoding Som1p (similar to YEL059C), which translates to MAPPTTIRSRNQALAPLATLDSKTDCQLKELVQWECQFKGADYICSPFKRLFEHCIAPDKSATNYEVTDTYTNS; encoded by the coding sequence ATGGCGCCTCCAACTACAATTCGCAGTAGGAACCAAGCGCTCGCACCGTTAGCGACGCTTGACTCAAAAACTGACTGCCAGCTGAAAGAGCTTGTGCAATGGGAGTGCCAATTCAAAGGCGCAGACTATATCTGTTCGCCTTTTAAGAGGCTTTTTGAACACTGCATTGCACCCGACAAATCAGCCACTAACTACGAGGTCACGGATACATACACAAATAGTTAA